The following is a genomic window from Mustela lutreola isolate mMusLut2 chromosome 5, mMusLut2.pri, whole genome shotgun sequence.
TTTATTGTAGAAacttgtggttttgttttcagtttgggatAGAAAGTTAAACTTCCATTGTTCAAATTTTAGGTTTATCTAGTGGAATTGTGCCCGATAGTTGTCTAACTATGGACCAATTTTGGGGGATGAAGGTTGACAAATGTGTATTTGACTCTAGATAATCCTTTACTCAAAATCATAAATTAAAGGCTATAGTATTAGAGTTGTCTTAAGTTTTAGGTTGTCAGATCTTTAAATGTGGATGATGATCAGCATTGTGTTTATGAGTTTCcttagggaaaagagaaaaattcagtCTCCAAACCTTTTTTTGGAGACTAAACTTACcatatatagaaaatgaaaatattttagaaagtggctttgattattttttaatggagttTAAATCAgcttaattaattatttttcctaGGTTGAAGCACTTATTTCCCAACTTTGAATAAAGGGAAAAGATCAGCAATTTGGCccctttttttctgaggccattTTTAGTTTTCTGCCCCCATTTCCCAACCCTAGTATAAAATGAATTACGGGTATCACTCTAAGTCCTTGTAACCCCTTTCTTGAGATCACAGAAACCTTTGATAATCTGATGAAAGTGATGGACCCtctccccagaaaaaaaaaaaatgcacatacacaGATAATTTTACATGCAACCTCAGGGGCATCACACATCTGAAACCCAAGATAAGGATCTCTGCTCTAAGTATAAACTCTGTAGAGAAAATTTTAATGCAATTAATtgataaaattaagaattaactATTGGCTTAAAACATTTCAGATTGGAATTATTGTTAGATGGTGGCCCCTACTAGCAAAATGTGACATTGCAACCAGCTTTGTTAGACatccagacagaaggaaaaaagtagCAATGTTCTGAGAGCTATTTATAAGGAGTCAGGGCATCTTTAGATGTGGGAGCCATTCCTGGTTCAAGGCAGGGGTCAGGGTGCCTGACAGCTTCTAGCAGGGTAGAGTTTGATAAACCACAATGCTCAGGATGCCACGGGGTTAGCCATTATCTTAACCCCTTCCTCACCAAAAGATTTTAGTTTTGTCTATTAGGAAAAAAGATGTCACTGGGAAAAAAGATTTGCCTTACAACTTTGCTGGAACACATCAGTTTGGTGATGTATGGGACACCAGTATTATTTGTGAGAAGGTACATAAAACCAAAGTAAATTATTCTCTATGTAGAACATTATTTACTAGTAACATTTGTTTGGATGTATTAGCTTTGACAATTTTTACCAGTAAATATTGGTTTTATTTAAAACTGGGAATCCAGTTTATAAATAGGATAGTTATTGTATCTGTCCTTTCCCCTTATGTAAAGAATGGTTTAAAGATTTATGCatactttttacttttctctcttgaTGCCATggagtggggtgggtggggtggggggaaatttTTGAGTCAATGACTGACAAAATGTCTTctccaaatttaaaaattgagaaatcaGCACTTTAAGTCCTAACTCTATATCATTTTAGTGCATGTATTAGTTTTCATAATGATTTTTGGTGCATGCCTTTGGGCTTCTTCAAAAGTGTATAATAGGAAAGTATATTTCCTTTCTtagaaaggagattttttttctactttgcaACTTGTGATTACAAAAATCTTCCTCTGTGGGAAGATTAACCATGTATTGAACTActgaaaagtatatatttttagatatacaGAAGGAATCTACATGGAGCAGCATTCAGACCTATATAGAAGTCATAGCATTCTGTATAGGAccaaaaaggaaataacattAAACACTTAAACAGACTTTGTTGGGTAGAAATACCTTTAGATCTTGCATTGACTTccaaaaacaaaataccacagaagtTTGCTGAAAACTTTTGTTGTTTGAATTTTCTCTGTCAGTGTATTTAGCCCAAATACAACAGCTTTGGGTTAAACACAtacataagaattaaaaaaaaaaaaaaaagcttaactaAATAGATCAGTCTGGTTTGTCAATCCAGCTTGACTGAAATAAGTAAACTAATCACTTGGAACATGAAAAACTGTCCAACTCCTCTAAGGTTTTTAACAAAATAACCTTGGCTGATGTGGGAAGATACCCACTTTGATTTCTGACCTGACAGTGAAGATTCATGCTTGACATGATTTCAAACCTGACAGTGTCTGTTTAAGGAGCTATGGTACAGTTTGCTAATTCAATCCCAGATACCTGTTGATTACCTGTGAGATCTAGAGTCCAAAGTAGCCAGCAGCCATATCCCTGAGTGCTCTGTGCCCATCAGATCTCTTAAAGTAAGCAGGGTTGGGACAGGTCACAGCTCAGATGAGTGACCTCAGGTGCTGTGGACAGCCCCAGATTCAAGAATTGTATCTGTTTTCTTGGGAGTCATCACTGAACTAATGTCCCACATGGTATTACTTACTGTAGATGCTCTCTCAGAGGAGGCCCAGAGCACACATCCTAATTGCTTGTGGTACTCAGAGAGGGGGTGCTAACTCTGAGGCCCTGGCCAAATTCCAGTTTAGGGATGTGGGTCTTCTTCTTGCCATTCTAATTGGAAATTGCATCGCTTCCCATTTTCCCTGTTGACCTCAGTGCAAACTGCATTAGTCTGTTTCTTTGCCCTGGTCCCAAGTAAGATGCTGGTGTGTATTATATGGGCCACGTTCATGCCTTATCTTAATGCACAAGAGTTGAGGAATGAGTAAGCTCCATATCAAAGTGCCCTGTAGTTAGAAGGGAACTCTTGTGATGCTTTGGAGGTGAAATGGGCCCTTTTAGACTGTTGGAGAATATGCACTGGCCGGAGCCTTCCAGCCACGAGGTGTGAATTGAAACCTATTTCCCTCTTTTCTTATAGCATGTTGAAAAATCTGTTGGGTTTTCAGCAGTCAGGGAAGGCCGGAGTTCTGCAGCTTTAATCTGGGTAACTGAAGCTGGTTGGGTCAAGACTTTGGTTTATTAACTGGGTTCTCAGATGCCACAGACTCCGTGAAAAGTCACCATTATTTTCAATGGTTGTGATAGAATTTCCCCCCAGTAGccattattttaagattatattgcAGAGTTGCTTTATTTGAGCTTTTCATGTATACACAATcccaaactggaagaaataatttaaaaaaaaaaggaatcctgcTGTGAAAGGTATATATTACTCTAGATTTTTCTTACTGTAAATATTGTAAGATTGTAATACTGTCGATATTTTATTAACCAACAAATGTTAATCTATGTGAATTCAGACTTATTTTAAATGTGCTTCTTATTTACTGTGTGTGGTCCCTGTTGCTGACAGTATTAAGTTATATTCTGATGTAAGATTAACTTTATTAAAGAATGTAAACATTAATGTTTCCTtatgggaaaacaaataaagtataaagaagacaattcttttcattaaaatatactgTGTATTTACACTTGCTAGACCCAGCACCACTTATAAATTTAGTACACTGTTCAGAATTTTAGTTAACACGGCTGACATGGTTGTGCTCTGTTTGAAAGTCTAAGAGTAGGTATTGTTGGAATATAAAGTTTGTATTTGTCTGCTGTGAATCATAATCTTGAAATTTCTAATCAAGTTTGtaaaatttttatagtaaaacattttaatgacaatttaaaaatttacttctctAAAGAATGGTCAAAACAGTATCCTTTCAAAAATAGAATTGTTCTTTAATATCTTTCCAAACTGACTTTGGTTAAATGGACCAGATGTATATTAGTTAAAATTTAGGACAAAGTTGTGATATTCTTTGCGTTTACAAGTTAATCCTTATTGGAAATGTGCCAATTATACAGTAGAATATCATTAATTTGCACTGTTTGGGGACCCCATTAAGAATGCTGAATTTTGCCAACTAAGAAGTAAgcaaatgcaatttaaaaagtaaatttgagCATTCTgtattaaatatgtgcagttatTATCACATGAAGAAGCGCAGTGTGTCGGGCTGTAATATAACCATACTTGCTGTCATGTTCTCCCATCTCAGTGCTGGGAACTCACCATGTGGAAACCAAGCAAATGTGTTGTGCATCAGCCGGCTTGAGTTTGTTCAATATCAAAGCTGAAACTAGCGAGGTCTGCTGTACTGCTTATTGAAGTATTGTGATTCTTTTAGGCATTGATTCTTACAAAATATATACTGTAACAGTATACTTTGTacagatttaaattttatttgaaaaaatgaaataaagtaggcaaaaaaataaagatgtttatttttcatgtgaCTATATAAACAGATCAGTCTTTTGTTTCAGTGTCTTTGGTGAGGGGGGAGGATTGGTTGTTCTGGttgttcttgcatttttttttttttccctgatagaTGGAAACCATTTTTAGGACTCAGTAACAGGTATACTTGCCTGATCATTAATTGGCCGTAAGCTTTAAGTGTGTTTTCTCACACCGGAAaactctattttctattttattttaaaacacatttattggggcacctcggtgactcagtcattaagcatctgcctttggctcgggttgtaattcagggtcctgggattgagccccagagtgcagtggggagcgtgcttcaccctcccccattccctcctgcttgtgttccctttctccctgtctctttctccgtctctcaaataaataaatctttaaaaaagtaaacaaatgtcTTTAAAACACATTTACTTATTTCTAAAGACTATGTGAATGACTTGCCTATCTTtttgagtagttttttttttaagattttttttttaatttgagaaagaaagatagTACAGAagcagaggccgagggagaaggaatgagagaagcagattccccacagagcaggaagcccagacatggagctcagtcccaggaccctgggatcattacctaagctgaaggcagacacttaaccgacagccacccaggtgccctgagtcagTTTTATAAAATTCTCTCGTGGTATGATGGTTAACCTAGCCCATCAcaattgaagaaaaaagaaaaacttttttcatATATCATGCTCCTTTCCCATGGAACGGTTTTTAGTCTTCTGTCGTTTTAAATTTGAAGTTGGTTTAGGGTAGTGGAAGACTTACCAAAGAGTGCATGACAAAACATGAAGAGAATCTTAGGTAGAAAATAGAGGCTGTGCTTAAATATCCTTTCTGAACTGCTTTTCTGGTGAGCAGAGTGGTAGAGAGTGAAGTTACCAATGAAAATGTGACCCAGGTGTGATCCTTCAGAATCGTTTTTATGAGGTCTTACAAAAGGTCAGAttattagataaaaaaaaaaaaaaaaaatcttagttttgTCCTCTAATTCAAAAACCAGTGGAGGCCTTAGGTGTCTGACATTTTCCCCAGCCTTTAGGAGTATAGTTAGAAGTATTACTTCTGCTTTCTCCTCATTTTACCTTTGCTGATGCTTTCACTTACCTTCAGGCTGGATAGAAGGAGGCTTGGAGCAAGTAGCTACAGCGACAAGGTTCCTACAAAAGTCACACCATAGAGAATTTTTCAGTGTACTTAAATGTATGTGACAGTGGTTATATTCTAAAAACTGATATATGGCTATAAAAATATCTCAAGATCATAGTATTACAGTTCTAGACTTTCCTGAGTGAATCCTGAGAAGGTTTTGctattgttgttactgtttttttttcttgctaaagTAGCCCTTCTTTGTAAAGAACATCAGACTAGCTGTTGGACTAGCTTCTACATCTGACAGCCACCACTCCAGTAAAAATACTTTGCTTATGAAAACTTAAAGCTGAGGGTGTCACTGTTTGGAGGGGGTAGGTGGAGTGCAAAGAAAGTTTTCCCTACATTCTGCTGGGCCTCTGATTTGGGAAGCACCCACAGAACAGGTGGGTACTTACTGAAAAGGAGACCAGATTCCCTTCTGGGCCCAAGGTAGAATCAGTCTAACTCTTGGATCCCTTTCAAAgggatataaataattataggAACTTGAGGTAGATAGTCTAGCCAGGATTTGCAGTAAGTATAAGGGAAGGAAAATTTATAAGCcccttcctccctgtctgtgACCTTACTCTTTTAAAGACTCCAGATGGGACTATGATAAAATATGCCCTGTGGATGGTCATTTTGAAGAGCAAGTAGTGAAGTtctgcagggctggggtggggtggggtgtgaggGGACAGATGTGGAGTAGGTCTGACAACAGGACAAGACTTCTAGTGCCACAGAGGGAGACCCCTCAAGAAAAGGGCCCCTCATGTTCAACAGAactctttgtcatttttatttagctCTTTGTTTTCTCAAGTGATGTAATTGATAAACTCTTCCCACCACCACCTCTAAAAGATGTTAACTTTTATTTAACCATGTGGTATGTCATTTTACTTCGGCTGTTTTGCATGGTTTTATAAATCTCTTTGTTCCTAGTTCCAGTAACAGTTTCTTTCTAAGCAGACAGGACTTTCTGATTGAGAGTACAGGATTTGAAAGAGGTTCTGCTCATTCAGGATCAGAGGAAAGAAGAGATCTCCTTTTCAGTGCTTGACTGC
Proteins encoded in this region:
- the IGIP gene encoding IgA-inducing protein homolog, which codes for MCSYYHMKKRSVSGCNITILAVMFSHLSAGNSPCGNQANVLCISRLEFVQYQS